The genomic interval TAATGATGACTGGATACATTTTTTACAAAATAACCCAGTTGCTCTACAAAATCCTATTTTAATAGAAGGCAAAAGGGCTTTACAGATTACTACACCATCGCAGGCTTTATCATTTATAAATGTAGACTCTGCAGGCCTAGAAAAGCATAATATAGGCGATAACCCAGACATATCGTCAAATACTGATGGAGAGAGTCAAGTGTAATTTGATATACACGCATCACAAAAAAGCTCTGAACTTAAAAATTCAGAGCTTTTTTATTTTAATAAAGTATTATTCTATGCTATTTTGTAAATAGCTCTCTGTCAAAATCACCGTTAAATGTAAATGAAGTCTGCTCCTTGCGTGATCTTTTTTTTGTTTCTTCTTTCTGAAGATCTTCTGGTAATTTTTCTAAATCACCACCGTAATATCCTATAGCAGTAGCCGTAGCAATATGAAAATCATCAGGTACATTAAACTCTTTCATTGCCTTTTTGTAGTCTACACCAGCCATTTGATGTAATGCAACTCCCAGATGTTGTGCTTGTGCTGATACATTACCCATAAATAAACCTAAGTCGTGAAGGGCGTGAAAATTCTCTTTACCTTCTGGGTTTGTCTTTTTATAACCGCAAAGTATTAATGCTTGAGAATTTCCTGCCCATGATTGATTAAACTCATCAAGGCAATCAAAAATACGATCATATTGTTTTGTACCTTTTATACCCCAAATCACTAACCATGGTTGTAAATTATTAGAACTTGGCGCCCATCGTCCTGCTTCAAAGAGCATTCTTAAAAGTTCTTCATCAATGGTTTCTTGACCAAAAACCCTTGGACTCCATCTATCTGTAATTTGAGGTAAGATTCTGGAAGATGTTTGTGCTGCTTTCGTCATTTTTTTTATTATAAAACTAATTGAGCTTAGCTGTTATTTACGATGATTTAATACAATTTAACGTACCTACTTTAAAATTATTAACACTACCCCACCCCTTTCAATTATTTACATACTGAATTTATCTTATAAATCTTAGTAGAATTAAATTTTGATGGTTGATAAAACTGTTGAGAAGTAAGTGACCGCTTTCGCGAAAGCGAGAAAACAATTCCTAACTTTATGAAAACACAATCATTATGAATGATAGACCTAATGACATTAAACGCATACGACCAGAAATTCCAAGTGCTCGTATCACAGAAGGAATGAGTGATGATGAACACTTTCAAAACGCTACACTACGCCCCATTGTAAAGCTTCAAAATCCGTTACTTATTGCTGTTTTTAAAAACTATGTCGCAAAACATAAGAATGTTTTCTATGATTTATCCATTGAAAAACGTGTTACTTATATAGAAAATTCCATTCAAAAAGACATGAAATTTAGGAATAGTATGAAAGGGATGGTCATAGGGCTTTTTACAGTAAAAGAATATGAAGAATATATTCAGAATTCATCTGCATTGAATAAACGTATGATGAATATCGTAAAAGAAAGACTTTTAAGTCAAATACAACTTTTTGAAAGACCCGTAACCCTTAAAGCTAGCTAAATGCAAATACCTACAGAGGTTCCAAAACCACAAAATAATACTCCTATCGACCCTTCATCTCCAATGGAGCTAATAGTTTTTATTGTATTACCTATATTACTCATTATCGTATACGTGATTGCAAGAAACAAAAATAGAAAGTAGTGTAGAAAATTATATTTTAATGCGTGCTATCAAGTATAGATTCACCATTGAGATCTGTAGTAAGCACCTCACTCATATAATCAAAAAATGGCCTTAACAGTTTAAAATTAGTTACTACATTATTTACAAAGTCTTTTGAAAGAACTTCTGAGTCATTAAATGTTTTTGTCACAAAGAAGCTCTGTAGCCTTATAAGATCAATATTTATATCTTTTTTATCAAATCCTCTAGGAGCTGTTTTAACTGCTCTTATTGGATCAAATGACCCACCATAACTTCTTCTAAATTCCTCGTCATTGAGAATAGCTCTTATTTCACTTGAATCCATTTCAAATTCTTTACGAATTCTTTTTAAATCTGCTGGCTCAGGACTAAAAAATCCGCCACTTATTCTAGAATGACCACCTGGTTCTATACGTAGGTAATAGCTACCTCTTCTATGTGCACCGGCCCTACCAAAGTTTACTGATCTATGAATATTATAAGGCGTTTTATTATTGCTAAACCTTACATCTCTATTTATTCTAAAGATTTTTACCTTGTCAATCTCATCATCTTCGCTTAGCCCTACTCTTATATCCTCATAAATACGTTTTAATTTTTTCTCATTTGTAAGATATTGAGCTCTATTTTCTTCCATCCACTCTCTAGTATTATTATTTTTTAACTTCTTCAAAAAATCAAATACAACTTGGTCTATTTTAGTCATTAATTCTTGTTTTATTACTATAAAGTTACAAATTCTACCCTTAGATAAACCCATAGAAAAAGCCGCCACGCATTAATGCGTGGCGGCTTTCATTCACCAATCAATCAATACAACACTATGCGTGTTGTAACTCGTGTTTACCTTCTCTAATTTCTTCAATTAGCTTACTATTAAATGCTGGTAGATCATTTGGATTACGGCTCGTTACGAAGGCTTCGTCACAAACAACCTCTTTATCTATCCATTTTGCTCCTGCATTAATCAAGTCTGTTTTTATGGAATTAAATGATGTTAATTCACGGCCTTTTACCACATCTGCTTCAATTAAAAGTTGTGGTGCATGGCAGATTGCTCCTACTGGTTTTTTCTGTTTGAAAAAATCACGTATAAACAAAATTGCATCGTCATTTCTTCTTAATTTATCTGGATTAATCACACCGCCTGGCAACATGAGTGCGTTGTATTGGTCTGCTCTCACGTTATCAATTGTATTTGTAACAGTGTATTCATTGCTCCAATTTCCATCTGCCCACCCTTTAATGGTTCCAGATTTCTCACTTATTATATCTACTGTAAATCCAGCGTTTTCCATCGCCTCTTTTGGTGATTTTAATTCGCTTTCTTCAAATCCGTCTGTTGCTAAAATTGCTATTCTCTTATTCATAATCTTTCTTCTTTTTAGTTAAACAATTAATTATGATACAAAGATACAGGGGACTGCTCCTGCTGGCCGTTAACGACAGTATAAGGTTAGACCGTTTACGGTTAAACCTTTATTAAATAGTCTGATTTTATGTTAACTATGTTAAATCTGTACGTCTTGGAGTAATAAACCACTGGCTTGAGCAATTCTAGTAAGCTTTATTTCATTTGAAGCTTCTAATGTTTTTAAAAAGAAATCAAGATCGTAGTTACCTTGACCTAAGTCAAATAATATTCCCATCATAAGACGCATTTGGTGTCTTTTAAATCCTTTTCCGCTTACGCGAAAGGCAAAACTCTCCTCTGGAAAAAAACTTGCGGTATATAAATCATTCCTCACAATTTGAGCAGAGTCTATTGTTCCTATGGTCTTTGTTTCTGGGTTTGGTTTATAGGTATATGATTTAAAATCGTGAGTACCCTCAAAATGTCTTGCCGCCTCCATCATTAGTTTAAGATCAAGTTGTCCTGCAATATTAATCATGTATGGAGCTGAAAAGGGATGGTTTTTCTCTCCATAAGAAAATAGATATACATATTCCTTAGACTTAGGTGCATCCATTACATTAAACTTCTTATCTACTTCTGTAATTTTTAAACAGCGTATATCTTGAGGAAGATTTGTATTAAATAGTTCTAAAAAATCAGTTTTGGGTAAAGGCTCATCATTAAGAAAGAGCTCCACATAAGCCACATTTGCAGAAACCTTTGCATCTGTCCTTCCAGAAGCAAGAAGTTTAAATTTTTTATGATCTAATACATACGCTAATGTACGTTCCATCATGCGCTCTACAGTAAGTACATCTGGCTGTTTTTGCCAGCCGTGGTAACGAAAACCTAAATACTGTATTTTAAGTAGGTAATAAAACCGTTTTTCAAACATAGATCAAAAGTAATCTTGAAATTCTATTTTTAAATTAAGAAACTGAAAAAAATTGTAAATTAGTTGTCTAACCATAAAAATCAATATGATGTCTACACAAAAACCAACTGCCTTGTTTTGGATTGTGGCAATTGTAGCTTTATTGTGGAATGTAATGGGATTGTCTGCATTCTTAATGGACGCATTTGCTCCAGAGATTTCACAAGCCAGTTACACAGCTGAGCAAATTGAAATGGCTGCTAGCGCTCCATTATGGTATAAAATCGCTTATGGCATAGCTACAATCACTGGATTCTTAGCAAGTTTAATGCTTGTTGCTCGCAAAACTTATGCGGTCCCTCTATTTTTAGTGTCCCTTATAGCTTCCATTGTACATGCTGCTTACATAATAATAAGTATAGATGGTGTGAATAATTTTGGCTTATTAGGAGGATTGATTTTCCCACTAATTGTGGTTCTTTTAGGTTTGTTTTTCTGGTGGTTTAGTAAATATTCTTTGAGTAAAGGGTGGATCAAGTAACTTCTTTCCTTTTTACTAACAGTATCGTTAAGAACAAGTCAACACCCTAATCCCCACTCTGCTTTACATAGTTGAGTAAATCATTAGTATTTGTAAAAGAAATGAAACATATTACTGGATTTATTCAAACAGCACCATTGTGGAAAAATGAGCAATTTTCTTTAGAGCAATTTGAATTTCCAATTGTATCACTAGATGACTTTAACCCAAAACCTATTGCGAGCCATCTAAGGCTTGGCCACCAGATAGAATATATATGTAAGCAATTACTTGAACATTCTGAAAGATATAAAGTTATTGCGCACAACATTCAGGTAAAAAAAGAGAAAATTACAATAGGTGAACTTGATTTTATAATAACAGATAGCTTTCGCGAAAGCATACCCATTCACATAGAGCTTACTTATAAATTTTATATTATTGACCCTACCATTTCTGAACCTATCCACCGACTTATGGGGCCTAATAGGAACGATATGTTTTTTTCTAAAATAGAAAAAACTAGAGATAAACAATTACCCTTAGCACATACTACAGAAGGTGAAAAGGCCCTATCTAGACTATCTATAAATCATGAAGTACTTGAACAAAAAGTTTGTTTCTTAGGACAGTTATTTATGCCTTATGGAACGGAGAGCCCGCCAATAAGACCTTTAAATCCTGCATGTATCGTTGGTTTCTGGATGCGATTTGAAGAATTTAAATCTTCAAAATTTCAATCATATGAATTTTATCTAACGCAAAAGCATGAATGGCTCCATGAGCCGCATCTCAATGTTCCTTGGAAAAGTCATTTTAGAATTTTAATGGATATTACAATAAAACTTTTAAAACTGAGAGCACCTCTCATCTGGGTGAAAAAAGAGAATGGCATTTTAGAGAAGGGATTTGTGGTCTGGTGGTCTTAAATTTAAGTATTAAACTTTGAAATTTTCCAAACAAGTCTGTATTTTACATTTTTCTAATACATTATGTTACAAAAATTCCCCTTAGATCCAAAAATTAAAAGCCACCTTTTTATAGCAATAGGACTTGCCTTCTGGGTGTTTTCTTTTCTGTTTTTTACAGAGCCACTAGATGTAAATGAACTCTCTAGTTCAGAAAAATTGATATACCTACCTTTGTATGGAATATTAGCTGCACTATGTTACCTAGCGATGTTACCTGTACAGCAGTTTATATTCATTAAAAATAATCAAAAGTGGCAAATTAGAAGTGAGTTCATTTTCTTTCTATTATTTATTGCATTCACATTTATTATAATGCGGTTATTCTATTCATACATAATAGTTTACAACCAACCCAATCCTTACTCAATATCCTATTATTTTACTGCTATATTTTTTCCTGCCATGTTAGTAATATTCCCAATTGTAGCTGTAGCCCGTTATGCTTTTGGGAAGTATGTAAATAGAAGAATAGAGGCTTCAAAAATTCATATAAAAGGGGAAGGTAATTATGAAGGTTTACGTTTATTTCCATCAGATCTAATACTCTTAGAAGCTTCTGATAATTATGTGGAAATTCATTATCAAGACCATGGAAATTTAAAAAAGCAACTCATACGTACAAGGTTAAGTAAGCTTGAAAAAAAATTTCCTGAACTGATCAGGACTCATCGATCTTTTCTTATAAATAGTGATCATTTTCAATCCTATAAAATGGAAAAGAATAAAATGGGCCTCATTTTATCGCATACACTTTTTGTACCTGTTTCTAAAACTCGTGCTTTTGAGGTAAAAAAGGCCCTAAGTTTCGCCACAAATTAATTCAGTTTCGCCCCAATGTACTGTAAGGGTTAGTGAAATCGCTATCAAGAGAATAGTTTTGATCTATTAAGTTTTAAAAAATTAATAGTTAAAATTACTCACATGAAAACATTTACTTCCTTTTTTATTGCGTTTATATGCTTACTATCTTCTTTCGCGAAAGCAAATAACCCATATCAAAAAAAATGTAATTGTAAAGAAGATTTGATTTATATAGACTCTCAAATAAGAAAAATGGTCTCGTTCAAAAAGCAAATTAAAGGGGATCTACTTTATTTATATGATAGTAAATTAGATTCTTTAAAATTAAAAATAACGCCAGAAACGACGGTGGTAGCTTGCTACAATATTTTAAATGAATTACTTGCAACAATAAAAGATAAGCATGCCGCTATTACCCATAAGGAACCAAAATATTTAAAAAATAATTTAATCCGTCAAGACAGTATAACCCATTTTATAAACAGCAAAATTTTTAAAAGCCACCCTACCACAAGCTACAATATTCTTGAATTATTAAAAATTTTAGAGAACAAGTCGTTTACTGATTTTGAAGGTATATATAAACTATCAGAATCTATAGAGATAGGAATTACAGCAGTACAAAATGGATTTGAAGGTGTTGTAACAAATTCTACCGACCCTCTATGGGCTGTAGGCCAAATTAAATACTACTTTACAAAAGTGGGTAAAAACATGTATGATGTCACCACTATAGGTATTCCTGGTGGTACGTTAGTACGTATACCAGCAATGTACTATTATGATGGTCGTATATGGAACTTAACTAAAGAAGGAACTTCTCCACATACGCATATTAAAAAAGAAAAAGAAAATTGGGAGTTTAGACAACTAACTGAAGATACTCAGTATGTATACTTTGGGAGTTTTTCTAATAGAAAGGACAACGTATTAAATTTTGAGAAATTTTATGATGAAACAAAAGATAAATTTACTGCAGAAAATATTATTGTAGATTTAAGGGACAATGGCGGGGGGAATTCAAAATACTCTGATCCATTTTACAAGATTTTTAAAAAAAATAAAATGAATGTTTATATCATTACAAACTTCCTAACTATAAGTAATGCAGAGCAATTCACATTAAAACTAAAAAAATTAAAAAATTCAAAGCACTTAGGCCAACGCACATATGGGGCAATTGCGTACGGCTCTAATTATGGACGGACTTTGGAAACTCCCTCTAAATGCTTTTCCATATATCCAACAGATATGAATTTTCACAAATACATAGATTATGAATATGTAGGTATACAACCTGAAATAACTTTAAACTTTGAAGAAGATTGGATTGAACAAACTTTAAAAATTATTAATAAAAAGAATTATTAAACATAAAGGAGGCATAACAATAACTTGATGGTAAAATTCCTGCAGAGTATACACCAGAAGTATTGTATGTTTTCATCTTTTATCTACAGCACCATTAAAATTAAAAAAATCATCTTCTAGTATAAAACTTAATCTCTACTAGAAGATGATTTCTTTATTATATCACTGAATACTATTTATTATTTATGTCTCGCTATTAATGTATTTTCTACATCTCTTAAATGAAAACCTTTAGCCTGAAGTAAGACCATTATATGAAAAAGCAAGTCTGCACTTTCATTAAGAAATAGGTGGTCGTTATCATCTTTTGATTCGATCACAACTTCAACGGCTTCCTCTCCGACCTTTTGTGCTACCTTATTGATCCCTTTTCTAAATAATGAGGCTACATAAGAGTCGGCAGTTTCCTTATTGTTCCATCGATCTTCTATTATTTCTTCTAATGTCGATAAAAATCCAAAATTCGGGCGGTTACGTTCTCCCCAGCACGTATCTGTTCCTTTATGGCAGGTGGGTCCCTGTGGTTGTACTTGTATAAGTAACGAATCATTATCACAGTCTGATTTAATACTATCTAATATTAAATAATTTTTTGTCTCCTCTCCCTTAGTCCATAAGCGCTGCTTTGAACGACTGTAAAAAGTCACTTTGTTTGTAGATAATGTTTTTTCATAAGCCTCTGCATTCATAAAGCCCAGCATTAAAACATTTTTCGTACTTGCGTCTTGAATGATAGCTGGCACTAAACCATCTTCATATTTACTAAAATCTATTTTCATTTTTTATCTACATTAAGATGCTATGATTTGAGAAATTAATCATTGCTACTCTTTAAATTATAATCTTACGTTTATTCCTTTTGAAGCTATTTCTCTCTTTAATATTGGTATTTCAATTTCTTTAAAGTGAAATACACTAGCTGCAAGTGCTGCATCTGCATTCCCTACTTGAAAAGCATCTGTAAAATGTTGCATGGTCCCAGCACCACCACTAGCTATAATGGGTATATTAAGTTCACTTGACAGCCGAGCTAACGCTTCATTTGCAAAACCATCTTTTGTTCCGTCATTATCCATAGAAGTGAATAGAATCTCACCTGCCCCTCGAGCCTCCACCTCCCTTGCCCAGTCAAATAAATTTAACTCTGTAGGAACTTTACCTCCTACAAGATGAACTATCCAATTATTATTAATCCGTTTTGCATCAATAGCGACAACTATACATTGCGAACCAAATTTTGAAACTAAATCATTTATAAGCTCTGGTCTTTTTACTGCACTAGAGTTTATTGACACTTTGTCTGCTCCATTTTGTAATAAAATGTCTACATCTGCTACAGAAGAGATACCTCCTCCTACGGTAAATGGAATATTAACCTGTGAAGCCACACTTAAAACTAAATTTGCTAGCGTTTTTCTACGCTCTTCTGTCGCAGAAATATCAAGAAATACTAGTTCGTCTGCTCCTGTTTCTGAATATATTTTTGCAAGGGCTACTGGATCTCCAGCATCCCGTAAATTCACAAAATTAGTCCCTTTTACAGTACGACCATTTTTTATATCGAGACAAGGTATAATACGTTTTGTAATCAAGGGCTTTTTATTTAAAACTATAGGTTTTAAGTATACTTGTTTTTAACTCTTTACAAAAATATGCAAAACTACCGTACTCCTCTATGAAAGAATGGCTGGTTTTCTTAACACTTCTTAAATTGTAACTCACATTCATAATTATGTATTAAATCTATAATAATACGTTGTTAATCTATTAAATAAACATTTATCAATAAAATACATTTATACTCTAACCAATAATTAATAAATTATGATAAAGATTATAGGAGTCATAGCTCTGGTTGCTGGAGCTGTAATGCTCGTTTTAGGAGTAATGGGAATTTTTGGCAGTATGCAAACTGGAATGAACCCTTGGGCATTTACTATTCTTGGTGTTATCTTCTTTTTTGCAGGCATATCTTTATTGAAGCATCGTAAAGATACTGACGTAGTAGCTGCAGAAAAGAAGTAATTTGTGCGTAAATTAGTATCAGAAATAAAAGATACTATGCATTTACGTCCTTTCCACCTTGCCATCCCAGTAGATGATGTTGACAAGGCTAGAACATTTTATAGAGATATTTTAAATCTACCTGAAGGTCGCAGCAGTGACCATTGGGTAGATTTTAATTTTTTTGGTCATCAGTTGGTAATTCATTACAAAGAAAAGATAATAGACTCTGTAAAACACAATGAAGTAGATGGAAAGGCTGTGCCTGTGCCGCACTTTGGTGTTGTCTTAGCATGGGACGATTTTCACAATTTTGCTAAGGAGATTGGAGCTCACGTTAAATTTATTATTGAACCTTATATTCGGTTTGAAGGCAAACCTGGAGAACAAGCCACAATGTTTTTTTATGATCCCTGTGGAAATGCATTAGAATTTAAAGCTTTTAAAAATGACGATCAACTATTTGCATCATAACTATGAAAACAATTAACCCTAAACTATTAAGACAACTCTTCGTAATATTTCTAATAGTATTATTGGGATGGCTCATTTTTAAAGAAATGGCCACTTATCTTTCTGGAGTATTAGGAGCTATTACCCTATTTGTACTTATGCGTAAATGGCAAAAGTATTTAGTAAACAAAAAAAAATGGAATCCTAGTATTGCTGCATCCCTGCTTATGGTAGGTTCCTTTCTAGTAATATTAGTCCCTATTGCAGGGTTGACACTTATGCTTACTTCTAAGGTGAGTAAAGCAGTTGAAAATAGTGGTAAAGTTGTAGATATTATCAAGAGTTCACTTTCAAAACTAGAAACTCAAATAGGAATGAACCTTACAGAAACTATAGACACAGGTGCTATAACAGACTGGATGAGTTCAAATCTTCAAAACTTAGCAGGTAGTACCTTTAACATACTCATAGCGATAAGCATAATGTATTTTATGCTTTATTACATGCTCACAAACCGTCGTACATTTCGAGAGACTTTACTTGATTATATCCCTTTAAGTGAGAGCAATCTTAAAGTAATAGGAAAAGATAGTGTTAATCTTGTAAAATCTAATGCTATAGGCATACCACTAGTAGCTATTATGCAAGGAACTGTCGCACTTGTAGGGTTTTTGATTTTTGGAATAGAAGATCCATTTTTTTGGTTTGCCGTAGTAACTATAGGTGCTATGATTCCTTTTATAGGAACTGCTTTAGGGATTGTGCCTGTATGTATCATCCTATACGCTTCAGGACAGATAGGGCTGTGTATTGCCATGCTTGCTTACGGGATTATAGTAGTAGGGTCTACAGATAATATTTTTAGACTTATCATTCAAAAAAGACTGGCAGATGTACATCCCCTAGTAACTATTGTTGGGGTCATAGTGGGTGTTCCTCTCTTTGGTTTTATCGGCCTTATATTTGGTCCTATATTAGTAAGTCTTTTTCTTTTAATCGTTAAAATTTACAAACAAGAATACGGGAAAGAATTATCTCAAACAGAGGAAGAAGTACTGTAGAAATCGTTTTAGGAGTACGCTTTCGCGAAAGCGCAACTATGTTAAATCATTTATAGCTCATAAATTCCTATCTTCACATTACAGAAAATAATACTATTTTTCAATGCAAATATTAGGCATCGATATAGGTGGAACTGGAATTAAAGGAGCTCCTGTAGACCTAACAACAGCAGCGTTAACAACTGAACGCTTTAGGGTTGAAACTCCAAGACCTGCAAAACCTAAGGCTGTAGCAAAAGCAGTCCAGAAAATCGTAGATCATTTTAATTGGAAAGGCCCCATAGGATTTGGCTTTCCTACAGTAATTGTCAATGGCAAAGCAATGGCCTACGGTAACATGCATAAAAGCTGGCTAGGTGTACAAATAGACAAACTGTTTTCTGAAAAAACTGGGCTTCCATGCGTGGTTATAAATGATGCAGATGCTGCTGGAATGGCAGAAGTACGTTTTGGTAGCGGAAAAAATATAAATGGTCTTGTATTAACCATTACCGTAGGTACAGGTATAGGTTCTGGCCTTTATAACAATGGTATATTAATACCTAATTTTGAATTAGGAAGAATTCCATATAATAATGAGCCTATCGAAAAATATGTTGCAAATTCTGTTAGAAAAGCACAAAATCTAACCTATAAACAATGGGCGCATCGATTTAATTTCTTCCTTGATACCGTAGAGTCCATTTGCACGCCAGATCAATACATTATAGGAGGTGGTATAAGCAAGCACATGGATGAGTTTAAAAAATATATTACCACAGACATTCCTTTCACAGCAGCTCAGATGAAAAACAATGCGGGTATTATAGGAGCAGCTTGTGCCTATGAGGCAAAAATAAATTCATAATACCTTAAGCTTTCATAAGTTCTTTTCTCTATTTTTAGGCTTTAAACCTTAAAAAAAGGCGCATGCGATTTTTTGTTTTTATCACCACACTCTTAGTATCTTATTTCAATCTACATGCACAAACTGGTAAAGTAGATCTAAGCTATTACCTTCCAGAAGATGTAACCTACAATAGTGAAATTCCTACTCCTGATAGCATTTTAGGATTTACCCCAGGAGAATGGCATGTGAGCCACGACAAGCTTTCAGAATATATGCGTGTACTTGCGGCATCCAGTGATCGGATCACGATTGAAAATCGTGGTTCCACATTTGAAGGGAGACCGCTTTTACTATTAACCATCACTTCTCCAGCA from Dokdonia sp. Hel_I_53 carries:
- a CDS encoding AI-2E family transporter yields the protein MKTINPKLLRQLFVIFLIVLLGWLIFKEMATYLSGVLGAITLFVLMRKWQKYLVNKKKWNPSIAASLLMVGSFLVILVPIAGLTLMLTSKVSKAVENSGKVVDIIKSSLSKLETQIGMNLTETIDTGAITDWMSSNLQNLAGSTFNILIAISIMYFMLYYMLTNRRTFRETLLDYIPLSESNLKVIGKDSVNLVKSNAIGIPLVAIMQGTVALVGFLIFGIEDPFFWFAVVTIGAMIPFIGTALGIVPVCIILYASGQIGLCIAMLAYGIIVVGSTDNIFRLIIQKRLADVHPLVTIVGVIVGVPLFGFIGLIFGPILVSLFLLIVKIYKQEYGKELSQTEEEVL
- the ppgK gene encoding polyphosphate--glucose phosphotransferase; protein product: MQILGIDIGGTGIKGAPVDLTTAALTTERFRVETPRPAKPKAVAKAVQKIVDHFNWKGPIGFGFPTVIVNGKAMAYGNMHKSWLGVQIDKLFSEKTGLPCVVINDADAAGMAEVRFGSGKNINGLVLTITVGTGIGSGLYNNGILIPNFELGRIPYNNEPIEKYVANSVRKAQNLTYKQWAHRFNFFLDTVESICTPDQYIIGGGISKHMDEFKKYITTDIPFTAAQMKNNAGIIGAACAYEAKINS